A stretch of the Medicago truncatula cultivar Jemalong A17 chromosome 5, MtrunA17r5.0-ANR, whole genome shotgun sequence genome encodes the following:
- the LOC11440124 gene encoding transcription factor bHLH84 yields MEPTGLISQEWTSLSGLYTAEESDFMNQLLGNSSFSQHFYQNSNFGTETTFWPPYDSTIVTAQVPSSTSDTSNLFPTTSCFNNNPVTTFDYISMGLSIDYSKFTPCTTQSDEQVLANKNLQARKTEREILVSEPEEDKTTSTENSGKRSRSSNEVPKNKRNVKCRKMIRCASISTEENTSTGSQDQTLSGYCSEDESNSSHEPRGRESSSLSLNDSAAKLSGKSRSSRGPATDPQSLYARKRRERINERLKILQNLVPNGTKVDISTMLEEAVQYVKFLQLQIKLLSSDDTWMYSPIAYNGMNIGLELGITPTKVTKDMHNNIPIKENAAL; encoded by the exons ATGGAACCTACTGGTCTTATTTCTCAAGAATGGACTTCTCTTAGTGGACTCTACACTGCTGAGGAATCTGACTTTATGAACCAGTTACTTGGTAACTCCTCATTCTCACAACATTTCTATCAAAATTCCAATTTCGGAACTGAAACTACATTTTGGCCACCATATGATTCCACAATAGTTACTGCACAAGTTCCTAGCTCAACCTCTGATACTAGTAACCTCTTCCCCACAACAAGTTGTTTCAACAACAATCCAGTAACCACTTTTGACTATATTTCCATGGGTCTTTCCATAGATTATTCCAAATTCACTCCATGTACAACACAATCTGATGAACAAGTTCTAGCTAACAAAAATTTGCAGGCCCGAAAAACGGAACGTGAAATACTAGTTTCTGAACCAGAAGAGGATAAAACCACAAGCACAGAAAATTCAGGAAAAAGATCTAGGAGCTCAAATGAG GTCCCAAAGAACAAGAGGAATGTTAAATGTAGGAAGATGATTAGGTGTGCTTCTATAAGCACTGAAGAGAATACAAGTACTGGTTCTCAGGATCAGACCTTAAGCGGTTATTGTTCAGAGGATGAGTCCAATTCTTCTCATGAGCCACGTGGAAGGGAATCTTCTAGTTTGAGCCTGAATGATTCTGCAGCTAAATTAAGTGGAAAATCAAGATCTAGTAGAGGTCCTGCTACTGATCCACAGAGCCTCTATGCAAGA aaaagaagagaaagaataaatGAAAGGTTGAAAATCCTACAAAACCTTGTCCCCAATGGAACTAAG GTGGATATCAGCACCATGCTTGAGGAAGCTGTCcaatatgtgaaatttttacaaCTTCAAATTAAG CTTCTAAGCTCTGATGACACGTGGATGTACTCTCCCATTGCTTACAATGGAATGAACATTGGACTTGAACTTGGTATTACCCCAACAAAAGTAACAAAGGATATGCATAACAACATACCAATAAAAGAGAATGCAGCACTTTAA